Proteins encoded within one genomic window of Nonomuraea gerenzanensis:
- a CDS encoding recombinase family protein, with the protein MLFGYARISTADQNPDHQIDALLRAGVNRNDIHLDKASGAKDSRPSLDLVLKLLREGDTLKVTRLDRLSRSLVHHLLVGS; encoded by the coding sequence GTGCTCTTCGGCTACGCGCGGATCAGTACCGCCGACCAGAACCCCGACCACCAGATCGACGCGCTGCTGCGCGCGGGCGTCAACCGCAACGACATCCATCTGGACAAAGCCAGTGGCGCCAAGGACTCCCGGCCCAGCCTCGACCTGGTCCTCAAGCTGCTGCGCGAGGGCGACACGCTGAAGGTCACCCGGCTGGACCGGCTGTCGCGCTCACTGGTGCACCATCTTCTTGTCGGTAGTTGA
- a CDS encoding sensor histidine kinase translates to MKDTLRGRLSRALAGRKEQRARRRKSMRARRASLRAGPKGLRARLKDLSSPSWVGGLGVAAGIAGLSVPVLLGLSGSGALAGGAVTLLVLVALHVRFITETPVRRAGAWWIVAVQAWLTYLPLTVFGAAWTPVCGLLAGALLVMAGRIRSIVLVLLALACGPVVLASPDRSMIDPLWALAASLVGMSEYALVTLTRRARQLGEARTEVMRRAVALERRRFTRDLHDLVGHRLTVLVLKVQLLERLVAEGDEKARTEISETLELLRNLSTDVRAVAHGLRSSSLAAELGSARSLLESARVRCQIRVSCRDLPGDVEEALTHALREGVTNVLRHAEARQCSVHLLERDQMVRLTIRNDGVRPPRRPGDAGQGLLNLADRVSSLGGWLEATSSRTGQFTFSVYVPRKK, encoded by the coding sequence GTGAAGGACACACTCCGTGGACGCCTGTCCAGGGCGCTCGCCGGGCGCAAGGAGCAGCGTGCCCGGCGGCGGAAGAGCATGCGGGCCAGGCGGGCGAGCCTGCGTGCCGGGCCGAAGGGGCTGCGCGCCAGGCTGAAGGACCTCTCGTCCCCCTCGTGGGTGGGCGGGCTCGGGGTGGCGGCCGGGATCGCCGGCCTGTCGGTGCCGGTCCTGCTCGGGCTGTCGGGGTCGGGGGCGCTCGCCGGGGGCGCCGTGACGCTGCTCGTGCTGGTGGCGCTGCACGTCAGGTTCATCACCGAGACTCCGGTGCGCCGTGCGGGCGCGTGGTGGATCGTGGCCGTGCAGGCGTGGCTGACGTACCTGCCGCTGACCGTGTTCGGCGCCGCGTGGACCCCGGTCTGCGGCCTGCTGGCGGGCGCGCTGCTGGTGATGGCGGGCCGGATCCGCTCGATCGTGCTGGTGCTGCTGGCCCTGGCGTGCGGGCCGGTGGTGCTGGCGTCCCCCGACCGGTCGATGATCGACCCGCTCTGGGCGCTGGCCGCCTCGCTGGTCGGCATGTCGGAGTACGCCCTCGTCACGCTGACCAGACGGGCCAGGCAGCTGGGCGAGGCGCGGACCGAGGTCATGCGCAGGGCCGTCGCGCTGGAGCGCCGCCGCTTCACCCGCGACCTGCACGACCTGGTCGGCCACCGGCTGACGGTGCTGGTGCTGAAGGTGCAGCTCCTGGAGCGGCTGGTCGCAGAAGGGGACGAGAAGGCCCGGACCGAGATCAGCGAGACGCTGGAGCTGCTGCGCAACCTGTCGACCGACGTGCGGGCGGTCGCGCACGGCCTGCGCAGCTCCTCACTGGCGGCCGAGCTGGGCTCGGCGCGGTCGCTGCTGGAGTCGGCGCGGGTGCGCTGCCAGATCAGGGTGTCCTGCCGCGACCTGCCCGGCGACGTGGAGGAGGCGCTCACGCACGCCCTACGCGAGGGCGTCACGAACGTGCTGCGTCACGCGGAGGCCCGCCAGTGCTCGGTGCATCTTTTGGAACGTGACCAGATGGTGCGGCTGACGATCAGGAACGACGGCGTCCGCCCGCCCCGCCGCCCCGGCGACGCGGGCCAGGGCCTGCTGAACCTGGCCGACCGCGTCTCCAGCCTCGGCGGCTGGCTGGAGGCGACCTCCTCCAGGACCGGTCAATTCACCTTCAGCGTGTACGTGCCACGAAAGAAATAA
- a CDS encoding recombinase family protein has product MVTLGADLRERGVGLHVIEQGIDTDTMEGRAMFGMLSVLAELQRELIVANTMDGLASARARGRVGGRRPKLTADQAALAQELYDARVKTVQQIADLFGVPRSTVYGHLKGDTVLRQVKEARVRL; this is encoded by the coding sequence TTGGTCACCCTCGGGGCGGACCTGCGCGAACGCGGGGTGGGACTGCATGTGATCGAGCAGGGCATCGACACCGACACGATGGAGGGTCGCGCGATGTTCGGCATGCTGTCGGTTCTGGCCGAGCTGCAGCGCGAGCTGATCGTCGCCAACACGATGGACGGCCTGGCCTCCGCCCGCGCCCGCGGCCGGGTCGGCGGCCGCCGACCTAAGCTCACCGCCGACCAGGCTGCCCTCGCCCAGGAGCTGTACGACGCGCGAGTCAAGACCGTCCAGCAAATCGCTGACCTGTTCGGTGTGCCGCGCTCGACGGTGTACGGGCATCTGAAGGGCGACACCGTGCTCCGCCAAGTGAAGGAGGCCCGGGTAAGGTTGTAG
- a CDS encoding IS110 family RNA-guided transposase: MQYAPTTSLPATAPNGVTAGLDWASTDHVVCVVDAAGKVTGRFTVEHTGTGLKSLTRRLAETGAYEVAIERGDGPVAEALLAAGLTVVVISPNQIKHLRKRYGSAGNKDDRFDSYVLADTLRTDRARLRPLTPDHPATATLRATVRARRDLVAHRVALCNQLRAHLATAFPGAVGLFAALDSPISLAFLARFDCQDRADWLSERRLTAWLKSAGYSGHKDPAVLLAHLKDAPRGASGDDGAARAHSTRAMLTVLASLAEQIKALEAQISEQLALHADAHVFTSLPRSGTVRAARLLAEIGDCRARFPDPAALACLAGVAPSTRQSGKHKSVAFRWAVNKHLRDAVCDFAADSRRANPWAAQLYNAAIARGKDHPHATRILARAWLYVIWHCWQERAAYDPAKHGALQALLNQDPPTAA; encoded by the coding sequence ATGCAGTATGCCCCCACCACGTCCCTGCCCGCCACCGCGCCGAACGGCGTCACCGCCGGCCTCGACTGGGCCAGCACCGACCACGTGGTCTGTGTGGTCGATGCGGCCGGAAAGGTGACCGGCCGCTTCACCGTCGAACACACCGGCACCGGGCTCAAGAGCCTCACCCGCCGCCTGGCCGAGACCGGCGCATACGAGGTCGCCATCGAACGCGGCGACGGCCCGGTCGCCGAGGCCCTGCTCGCCGCCGGTCTGACCGTCGTGGTGATCAGCCCGAACCAGATCAAGCACCTGCGCAAGCGCTACGGTTCGGCCGGCAACAAAGACGACCGGTTCGACTCCTACGTGCTGGCCGACACCCTGCGCACCGACCGGGCCCGGCTGCGTCCCCTCACGCCTGACCACCCGGCCACCGCCACGCTGCGGGCCACCGTCCGCGCCCGACGTGACCTGGTCGCCCACCGCGTCGCGCTGTGCAACCAGCTGCGCGCGCACCTGGCCACCGCCTTCCCGGGCGCCGTCGGCCTGTTCGCCGCCCTGGACAGCCCGATCAGCCTGGCCTTCCTGGCCCGCTTCGACTGCCAAGACCGCGCCGACTGGCTGTCCGAACGCCGCCTGACGGCCTGGCTCAAAAGCGCCGGCTACTCCGGCCACAAGGACCCCGCCGTGCTGCTGGCTCATCTCAAGGACGCACCACGCGGCGCGAGCGGCGACGACGGTGCGGCCCGCGCACACTCCACCCGCGCCATGCTCACCGTCCTGGCCAGCCTGGCCGAGCAGATCAAGGCGCTGGAGGCGCAGATCAGCGAGCAGCTCGCGCTGCATGCCGACGCGCACGTCTTCACCTCGCTGCCACGCTCCGGCACCGTGCGCGCAGCCCGGCTGCTGGCCGAGATCGGCGACTGCCGGGCCCGCTTCCCCGATCCGGCTGCGCTGGCCTGCCTGGCCGGTGTCGCGCCCTCCACCCGCCAATCAGGCAAGCACAAGAGCGTGGCCTTCCGCTGGGCGGTCAACAAGCACCTGCGCGACGCGGTCTGCGACTTCGCTGCCGATTCCCGCCGCGCCAATCCCTGGGCCGCCCAGCTCTACAACGCCGCGATCGCCCGCGGCAAGGATCATCCACACGCCACCCGCATCCTGGCCCGTGCTTGGCTGTATGTGATCTGGCACTGCTGGCAGGAGAGGGCCGCCTACGACCCAGCCAAGCATGGAGCCCTTCAGGCCCTCCTCAACCAAGATCCACCGACAGCGGCTTGA
- the polX gene encoding DNA polymerase/3'-5' exonuclease PolX, with translation MRANEEAAAALQEYAELFALCGGDAFRVRSYQKAAKAIAGYPEDISVVDVRSVPGVGEAIAKKMEEFLQRGSFRQLDDLRGRVPDGVRRLTRVPSLGPKTAIMLFEDYGIDSTAALGEAITSGRLDGVKGLGPKTLANLLKGIEQLEQSGRRVHIGVAMSLAEQVMGSLKAERIAYAGSLRRMRDTIGDIDILAVAPESIMEGFRAQPYVAEVIAAGDKKTSIRTTSGIQVDLRVVPAGSWGAAMQYFTGSKEHNVAIREMAVKKGWKLSEYGLFEGERVIAAESEEDIYDALGMQYVPPPMREDGGEVKAALAGELPVLVELTDLKGDLHTHTDLTDGIASLEDMVAAGHARGYAYYAVTDHAPDLAMQRMTLDKALEQRGRVAELQAKYPDMRLLHGTELNIAPDGSVDWPGEILREFDVCVASVHSHFGMSRDEMTRRFITACENPYVDIIGHPTTRKIGKREPVDADWDAVFRAAARTGTAMEIDSFPDRSDLPSDLVRLARHHGVKFSIDSDSHAIPHLANQRFGVGIAQRAWLTTDDVINTWPLERLLAFLGR, from the coding sequence ATGCGGGCAAACGAGGAAGCGGCGGCGGCGCTGCAGGAATACGCGGAGCTGTTCGCGCTCTGCGGCGGTGACGCGTTCCGGGTGCGGAGCTACCAGAAGGCGGCCAAGGCCATCGCCGGGTACCCCGAGGACATCTCGGTCGTCGACGTACGTTCCGTGCCCGGCGTGGGCGAGGCCATCGCCAAGAAGATGGAGGAGTTCCTGCAGCGCGGCAGCTTCCGGCAGCTCGACGACCTGCGGGGCCGCGTCCCCGACGGCGTGCGGCGGCTGACCAGGGTGCCGTCCCTGGGCCCCAAGACAGCGATCATGCTGTTCGAGGACTACGGCATCGACTCCACCGCGGCGCTGGGCGAGGCGATCACCTCCGGCCGGCTCGACGGCGTCAAGGGCCTGGGCCCGAAGACCCTGGCCAACCTGCTCAAGGGCATCGAGCAGCTGGAGCAGTCGGGCCGCCGGGTGCACATCGGGGTCGCGATGTCCCTGGCCGAGCAGGTGATGGGCTCGCTGAAGGCCGAGCGCATCGCCTACGCGGGCTCGCTGCGCCGGATGCGCGACACGATCGGCGACATCGACATCCTCGCCGTGGCGCCCGAGTCCATCATGGAGGGCTTCCGCGCCCAGCCGTACGTCGCCGAGGTCATCGCCGCCGGCGACAAGAAGACCTCGATCCGCACGACGTCCGGCATCCAGGTGGACCTGCGCGTGGTGCCGGCCGGCTCGTGGGGCGCGGCCATGCAGTACTTCACCGGCTCCAAGGAGCACAACGTCGCCATCAGGGAGATGGCGGTCAAGAAGGGCTGGAAGCTGTCCGAGTACGGGCTGTTCGAGGGCGAGCGGGTGATCGCCGCCGAGTCCGAGGAGGACATCTACGACGCGCTCGGCATGCAGTACGTACCGCCGCCGATGCGCGAGGACGGCGGCGAGGTGAAGGCGGCGCTCGCCGGCGAGCTGCCCGTCCTGGTGGAGCTGACCGACCTCAAGGGCGACCTGCACACCCACACCGACCTGACCGACGGCATCGCCTCGCTGGAGGATATGGTGGCGGCCGGGCATGCCCGCGGCTACGCCTACTACGCGGTCACCGACCACGCGCCCGACCTGGCGATGCAGCGCATGACCCTGGACAAGGCCCTCGAACAGCGGGGCCGGGTGGCCGAGCTGCAAGCGAAATATCCCGACATGCGGCTCCTGCACGGCACGGAGCTCAACATCGCCCCCGACGGCTCGGTCGACTGGCCCGGCGAGATCCTGCGGGAGTTCGACGTGTGCGTGGCCTCGGTGCACTCACACTTCGGCATGTCACGCGACGAGATGACCCGCCGCTTCATCACCGCCTGCGAGAACCCGTACGTCGACATCATCGGCCACCCCACCACCCGCAAGATCGGCAAGCGCGAGCCCGTGGACGCCGATTGGGACGCCGTCTTCCGCGCCGCCGCCCGCACCGGCACGGCCATGGAGATCGACTCCTTCCCGGACCGGTCCGACCTGCCGTCCGACCTGGTGCGGCTGGCCAGGCATCACGGGGTGAAGTTCTCGATCGACAGCGACTCGCACGCGATCCCGCACCTGGCCAACCAGCGGTTCGGGGTGGGGATCGCGCAGCGCGCCTGGCTGACGACGGACGACGTCATCAACACGTGGCCGCTGGAGCGGCTGCTTGCCTTCCTGGGGCGGTGA
- a CDS encoding alpha/beta fold hydrolase encodes MSNINSSWTGMVPIDDTALAVTDTGGPGHPVIYLNGQFASQAYWRQVIAELGSDYRHITYDMRARGRSKRSAAAASFETHVRDIDTVLAARGVDRPLVVGWSYGAAVAVHWAARNPDRALGVVPVDGAYPHDYPDAPPEQVRQFWSRMRLLLPVLARLGMAAKMSAEQHAQSNIELIEISAALGPILDGVTVPVRYVVATGANLGGGHDEMESARATLTPVLARNPNIKVSAKVASNHSKIVRKDFRAIADAVRELTGAPRSRGRQSR; translated from the coding sequence GTGAGCAACATCAACTCCTCCTGGACCGGCATGGTGCCGATCGACGACACCGCGCTGGCCGTGACCGACACCGGCGGGCCCGGCCACCCCGTGATCTACCTTAATGGCCAGTTCGCCAGTCAGGCGTACTGGCGGCAGGTCATCGCCGAACTCGGCAGCGACTACCGGCACATCACCTACGACATGCGGGCCCGCGGCCGATCGAAGCGTTCGGCCGCAGCCGCTTCGTTCGAGACGCACGTCCGTGACATCGACACCGTCCTCGCGGCCAGGGGCGTGGACCGGCCGCTTGTGGTCGGCTGGTCCTACGGCGCGGCGGTCGCGGTCCACTGGGCCGCCCGCAATCCGGACCGCGCCCTAGGCGTGGTGCCCGTGGACGGCGCCTACCCGCACGACTACCCCGACGCACCCCCGGAACAGGTTCGGCAGTTCTGGAGCCGGATGCGCCTGCTGCTGCCGGTGCTCGCCCGGCTGGGCATGGCCGCGAAGATGTCCGCCGAGCAGCATGCCCAAAGCAACATCGAGCTCATCGAGATCAGCGCCGCCCTCGGCCCGATCCTGGACGGTGTGACGGTCCCGGTCCGGTACGTGGTCGCCACGGGTGCCAACCTCGGGGGCGGCCATGATGAAATGGAAAGCGCGCGCGCCACCCTCACCCCGGTGCTCGCCCGCAACCCGAACATCAAGGTGAGTGCGAAGGTCGCCAGCAACCACAGCAAGATCGTGCGCAAGGACTTCCGCGCGATCGCGGACGCGGTTCGCGAACTCACCGGCGCCCCACGATCACGGGGCCGGCAGAGCAGATGA
- the lanKC gene encoding class III lanthionine synthetase LanKC: MDKYELYCLVDPCFYDTLEHSTAADADFPILRRSLPAGWATARTETWCYLAPENEPPLPSQGWKIHVSARVEDAEKAIAAVWEYCLPRGIAFKFLRGMPVLVMVNSKAASRASSGKLVTIYPRDEAQLELVLKELDELLRDVRGPYILSDLRYNDGPLFVRYGGFAERHCLTPAGERVLAVADEDGTLVPDVRGATFSVPPWTTLPAFLEPQLAARNSVTTNELPYTIESVLHFSNGGGVYLGRDKRTGERVVLKEARPHAGLDAAGRDAVARIEHERDILERLAGLPAAPALLGYFTLGEHHFLVQEFVDGTPLQRRLVHRYPLTRATCTEQDLAEYTEWAVETLEEVARAVRSLHERGVVFGDLHPDNILLTDDGRVALIDYEVATLADDRARAALAHPAFAAPADRQGVDVDRYALACLRLGLFAPQCTIMLPLHRPKVAHLGEIVKETFPVPHRVIDDAVATIAGGGHDTATAAAIWPEPHDIDWPDLRGRLAKAITAAATPGRDDRLFPGDVAQFRPGGGLDLAHGAAGVLFALHSTGLGPFPEYERWLRERVRRPVQGSGLGLYDGLHGIAYVLDLLGHREDAHDLIDVCLRERWDSLESALISGLSGIGLNLLHFGHTDLALRAVDICAGRLDASVSEISGGTNPRAGLMHGSSGPALLFLHAYEHTGDPALLDLAATALRQDLRRCRHAEDGSLQVNQGWRLLPYLDEGSAGIALVLARYLRHRHDEAFATALAELRLAGRAGYFVQAGLFTGRAGIIAAGAGNVPELVRGLRWHALPYAGGLAFPGDQLLRLSMDFATGTAGVLFALGVVLGEKPCHLPFLGAAPERPLPDDTTEGGVRHGTSRPAGS; encoded by the coding sequence ATGGACAAGTACGAGCTCTATTGCCTAGTGGATCCGTGTTTCTACGACACTCTTGAGCACAGCACGGCAGCAGACGCCGACTTTCCCATTCTGCGCAGGTCACTGCCCGCCGGCTGGGCCACGGCGCGCACCGAGACGTGGTGCTACCTGGCTCCGGAGAATGAGCCGCCGCTGCCCTCCCAAGGCTGGAAGATTCACGTTTCCGCCCGCGTCGAGGACGCCGAGAAGGCCATTGCCGCCGTTTGGGAATACTGTTTGCCGCGCGGTATCGCGTTCAAGTTCCTGCGTGGCATGCCGGTGCTCGTGATGGTGAACTCCAAGGCCGCCTCCCGCGCCTCCAGCGGCAAGCTCGTCACCATTTACCCGCGGGACGAGGCGCAGCTGGAGCTGGTGCTCAAAGAGCTCGACGAGCTGCTGCGCGACGTGCGCGGCCCGTACATCCTCAGCGATCTGCGTTACAACGACGGCCCGCTGTTCGTCCGGTACGGCGGCTTCGCCGAGCGCCACTGCCTGACCCCGGCGGGCGAGCGCGTGCTGGCCGTCGCGGACGAGGACGGCACGCTGGTGCCGGACGTGCGGGGCGCCACGTTCTCGGTGCCGCCGTGGACGACGCTGCCCGCGTTCCTGGAGCCGCAGCTCGCCGCCCGCAACTCGGTGACGACGAACGAGCTGCCGTACACCATCGAGAGCGTCCTGCACTTCTCCAACGGCGGCGGCGTCTACCTGGGCCGCGACAAGCGGACCGGCGAGCGCGTGGTGCTCAAGGAGGCCAGGCCGCACGCCGGGCTCGACGCGGCCGGCCGCGACGCGGTGGCCAGGATCGAGCACGAGCGCGACATCCTCGAACGCCTCGCGGGCCTGCCAGCCGCCCCCGCGCTGCTCGGTTACTTCACGCTCGGCGAGCACCACTTCCTCGTCCAGGAGTTCGTGGACGGCACGCCGCTGCAGCGGCGGCTCGTGCACCGCTACCCGCTGACCCGCGCCACCTGCACCGAGCAGGACCTGGCCGAGTACACCGAGTGGGCGGTCGAGACGCTGGAGGAGGTGGCGCGCGCGGTCCGCTCGCTGCACGAGCGCGGCGTCGTCTTCGGCGACCTGCACCCCGACAACATCCTGCTGACCGACGACGGCCGGGTGGCGCTGATCGACTACGAGGTCGCCACGCTCGCCGACGACAGGGCGCGCGCCGCGCTCGCCCACCCCGCCTTCGCCGCCCCGGCCGACCGCCAGGGCGTGGACGTGGACCGGTACGCGCTGGCCTGCCTGCGCCTGGGGCTGTTCGCGCCGCAATGCACGATCATGCTGCCGCTGCATCGGCCGAAGGTGGCCCACCTCGGGGAGATCGTCAAGGAGACGTTCCCCGTGCCGCACCGCGTGATCGACGACGCCGTGGCGACCATCGCCGGCGGCGGGCACGACACCGCGACGGCCGCGGCGATCTGGCCGGAGCCGCACGACATCGACTGGCCCGACCTGCGAGGACGGCTGGCCAAGGCGATCACGGCCGCCGCCACGCCCGGCCGGGACGACCGGCTCTTCCCCGGCGACGTGGCCCAGTTCAGGCCCGGCGGCGGGCTCGACCTCGCGCACGGCGCCGCAGGAGTGCTGTTCGCCCTGCACAGCACCGGCCTCGGGCCCTTCCCCGAGTACGAGCGCTGGCTGCGCGAGCGGGTCCGCCGCCCCGTCCAGGGCTCGGGGCTCGGCCTGTACGACGGGCTGCACGGCATCGCGTACGTGCTCGACCTGCTCGGACACCGGGAGGACGCGCACGACCTCATCGACGTCTGCCTGCGCGAGAGATGGGACAGCCTGGAATCGGCGCTCATCTCCGGCCTGTCGGGCATCGGGCTGAACCTCCTCCATTTCGGGCACACCGACCTCGCCTTGCGCGCGGTGGACATCTGCGCCGGGCGGCTCGACGCCTCCGTGTCCGAGATCAGCGGCGGCACCAACCCGCGCGCCGGGCTCATGCACGGCTCCTCCGGGCCCGCGCTGTTGTTCCTGCACGCCTACGAGCACACCGGCGACCCGGCGCTGCTCGACCTGGCGGCCACCGCGCTCCGGCAGGACCTGCGGCGCTGCCGCCACGCCGAGGACGGCTCGCTGCAGGTCAACCAGGGGTGGCGGCTGCTGCCGTACCTCGACGAGGGGTCCGCGGGGATCGCCCTCGTGCTGGCGCGCTACCTGCGGCACCGGCACGACGAGGCGTTCGCGACGGCGCTGGCCGAGCTGCGGCTCGCCGGTCGCGCGGGCTACTTCGTGCAAGCGGGGCTGTTCACCGGACGCGCCGGGATCATCGCGGCGGGCGCCGGGAACGTGCCCGAACTGGTGAGGGGGCTGCGGTGGCACGCGCTGCCGTACGCCGGGGGCCTGGCTTTCCCCGGCGACCAGCTCCTGCGCCTGTCCATGGATTTCGCGACCGGAACGGCCGGCGTGCTCTTCGCCCTCGGTGTGGTACTGGGCGAAAAACCCTGCCATCTGCCGTTCCTCGGGGCCGCACCCGAGCGGCCTCTCCCCGACGACACCACGGAAGGAGGTGTACGACATGGTACTTCTCGACCTGCAGGGTCTTGA
- a CDS encoding aldo/keto reductase — protein sequence MEYTRLGNSGLKVSRLCLGMMSYGDPATQQWALAQDEAEPLVRRAADAGVTFFDTADVYSEGASEVVTGNALRAIFPRREDYVLATKVYFPMGRGRSVGPSGPSSLITAWKWTRPRAWYSATLA from the coding sequence ATGGAGTACACGCGACTGGGCAACTCAGGCTTGAAGGTCTCCCGGCTGTGCCTGGGCATGATGAGCTACGGCGACCCCGCCACGCAGCAGTGGGCGCTGGCACAGGACGAGGCGGAGCCCCTCGTCCGCAGGGCCGCCGACGCCGGGGTGACGTTCTTCGACACCGCCGACGTCTACAGCGAGGGCGCGAGCGAGGTCGTGACCGGCAACGCGCTGCGGGCGATCTTCCCCCGGCGTGAGGACTACGTGCTTGCCACGAAGGTGTACTTCCCGATGGGCCGCGGCCGGTCGGTGGGGCCGTCCGGCCCGTCGAGCCTGATCACGGCGTGGAAGTGGACCAGGCCGCGTGCTTGGTACTCGGCGACCTTGGCATAG
- a CDS encoding recombinase family protein, whose protein sequence is MSPTASPISVVSYARISADGRGDEHGVRDQHKVNGETATRYGWTVVHEFTDNDKSAAKADVVRDGFEAMLKALKAGKLPDGRTVSGVVVLADDRLTRRPGDYERFVEAFTYRDGRVFADARGTKDLYSEDVESMGLFGAVISKMEVRKMQRRMRRSHRARAEEGRPSGGPRPFGWKSDRLTLDKVEADLLRRAAADFLTGRSLHSIVMEWQGKGIKTSLGNDWSVRSLKVALLSPRICGWRELDGELVRDASGEPVQGKWAPIITGDEWNAIRAVFGARRGHFIGRDGKIGKRHPTDYRDPTYLLSGILRCGNTLPDGNLCNTPLRVNRGKDALHHVYTCLSKAEGGCGGVSRRGDLVDLFVSEAVLAKLEEGTLVDASDDGGWGKEELLKDSVSRLEELTRQWQAKAIGNELFFSLAPGLEKEIADYRAEKSKRDASAKLRQSRTVTDFEKIRKRWYLPEDEGGLPISTKRAYIREALHAVIMYPAGKGNKKFDPDKLDPIWREN, encoded by the coding sequence ATGAGCCCGACAGCATCCCCCATCTCCGTCGTCTCCTACGCTCGCATCTCAGCGGACGGCAGGGGCGACGAACACGGAGTACGCGACCAACACAAGGTCAACGGTGAGACCGCCACGAGGTACGGATGGACGGTCGTCCACGAGTTCACCGACAACGACAAGTCGGCGGCGAAGGCCGACGTCGTGCGCGACGGTTTCGAAGCCATGCTGAAGGCGCTGAAGGCGGGCAAGCTGCCCGACGGTAGGACGGTCTCAGGCGTCGTGGTGCTGGCCGACGATCGGCTGACCCGCCGTCCAGGCGATTACGAACGGTTCGTGGAGGCGTTCACGTACCGGGACGGTCGCGTGTTCGCCGACGCACGGGGCACCAAGGACCTGTACAGCGAGGACGTGGAGAGCATGGGCCTGTTCGGGGCCGTCATCTCCAAGATGGAGGTCCGCAAGATGCAGCGCCGCATGCGCCGCTCACACCGGGCTCGGGCGGAAGAGGGCAGGCCCTCGGGCGGGCCGCGTCCGTTCGGCTGGAAGTCCGACCGGTTGACCCTCGACAAGGTGGAGGCCGATCTTCTGCGGCGGGCGGCTGCCGACTTCCTCACCGGGCGCTCTCTGCACTCGATCGTCATGGAGTGGCAGGGCAAGGGCATCAAGACCTCGCTCGGGAACGACTGGAGCGTGCGGTCCTTGAAGGTGGCGTTGCTGAGCCCTCGTATCTGCGGCTGGCGCGAACTGGATGGGGAACTGGTTCGGGACGCGAGCGGCGAACCTGTGCAAGGCAAATGGGCTCCGATCATCACGGGCGACGAGTGGAACGCGATCCGAGCCGTGTTCGGCGCACGCAGGGGACACTTCATAGGGAGGGACGGGAAGATCGGGAAGCGGCATCCCACCGACTACCGGGACCCCACCTACCTGCTGTCAGGCATCCTGCGCTGCGGCAACACACTGCCAGACGGCAATCTCTGCAACACGCCTCTGAGGGTCAACCGGGGCAAGGACGCGCTCCACCACGTGTACACGTGCCTGAGCAAGGCCGAAGGAGGTTGCGGGGGCGTTTCCAGGCGCGGTGATCTGGTGGACCTCTTCGTCTCCGAGGCGGTCCTGGCGAAGCTCGAAGAGGGCACGCTGGTCGATGCGTCGGACGATGGGGGGTGGGGCAAGGAAGAGCTGTTGAAGGACTCGGTCAGCCGCTTGGAGGAACTGACCAGGCAGTGGCAGGCGAAGGCGATCGGTAACGAACTGTTCTTCTCGCTCGCACCCGGCTTGGAGAAGGAGATCGCCGACTACCGCGCCGAGAAGAGCAAGCGCGACGCCTCTGCCAAGCTCCGGCAGTCACGAACGGTGACCGACTTCGAGAAGATCCGGAAGAGGTGGTACCTGCCCGAGGACGAGGGCGGCCTGCCGATCTCGACCAAGCGGGCCTACATTCGGGAGGCGTTGCACGCCGTGATCATGTATCCGGCAGGCAAAGGAAACAAGAAGTTCGACCCCGACAAGCTCGACCCTATTTGGCGGGAAAACTGA